Genomic DNA from Triticum dicoccoides isolate Atlit2015 ecotype Zavitan chromosome 4B, WEW_v2.0, whole genome shotgun sequence:
GTCATCGCCGGCAAGCTCATCAAGGTGGACCTCTTGGAGCAGCGTCCATAGGGTGAAGAATTGTGAAACATGCTCAATGGAGGCCGGTGTAGGTGGCCTGATTTTGAGAATCCACGCGCTCTCCTTGAGGGCCTCCCGCACCTTCCAGCGCTTCCGCGAGGAAGCCTCATAAATGAGCGGAGCGATGTCTCTGGGCTTGCGACCCAgaagccaaggagagtcccaaaGAGGTGTCCGCGCACCATTGCCAACCGTGATGGTGGTACATGCGTAGAAAAAATTTAGGTCATCCGCATCACACGGGTTCCCACCTCCAACCCACAGCTTTGTGGGCTCCTTCCACTCATACCAAGGCCATCGCAGACGCAAGGCCCGCGCGAACTCGAAGGTGTTTAGGACCCCAAGCCCACCATAGTCAAACGGCCTACTGACAGTGTCCCAATTGACCTTGCACTTTGCCCCAGTTATCTTATCCGATCCCGACCAAAGGAATGCCGGCTCGAGTTTGTCAATGTTTTGCAGGATGGTGGTTTGTATGACAAGCGGCGTGATGAAGTAGATGACTTGGGAAGCGAGAACCGACTTGACGAGCGCCGCGCGTCCAATGGTGGTGATGTTTTGGCCCTCATATGTTGTCAATCTACTCGCCACTTTATCCACTAAGAATTGAAGATCAGCAAGCTTCAGCCTCCAAATCGACAGCGGTAGCCCCAAATAACGGAGCGGAAAGGCAACCCTAATAGCCGGCAGCCCAGCCCATGGGTTATGCGGTCCAAGTCGAGGTTGCCACATCTAATGGGCACCATTGAGCTCTTATGGAAGTTAGTGCACAGACCGGTGATGTCCCCGAATCCCCTCAGAATGTCCGCCAGGTTGTCCACATCTCTTTTGATGGGCGCAACAAACACAGCCGCATCGTCCGCGTAAAGAGAGGTACGCACGATGACCCCTCTCCCACGAATCTTGTGCAAAAGGCCTTTCCTAGTTGCCGTGTCGAGGATTTGCTTCAAAGGGTCGATGGCAATGACAAAAAGAAGAGGAGAGATGGGGTTCCCCTGCCGAAGCCCTTGGCCATGCTTGATGGGAGAGCCGGCTACCCCATTCAAGAGAACCCTCGAAGATGAGGAACAAAAGAGAGCCGCAATCCACTCCCGAAATTTGCTAGGGAAGCCACGCCTCCGCAGGAGGTCAAGCAAATACTCCCGGAGTCAAAGGCCTTGCGAATATTAATCAGGATCAGATACTGGGAGAAGAAACATTCAGCTTTCATTTCCAATAATAATCAGGAAAAGAAAGTAATCCTTGGGTAGAAAATGATGCTCCAGTTTGTTAACCTCAGTAGAACTCGAAGCGAAAAGAAAAACATGAATCACTACGCAAGTACTGCAAGACATGTCAATAGCTTCCTAAGGTTCACGATGGATAACATGAATCTACGCAAGCACTGGAAGACATGTAGTCATTGCATCGCTTCACACCTCAATAGTTTTGTTCCAGAAGTTCATACGCATCACAGCGTCAGTGCACAGAAGAAGAAAAAGTCTCATCGCTTCCTAAGGTTATACGGATCTAGCACAATGTCAATGGTAACACAACGGACACATGCCTTGTTTAAGGATCAGATACTTAGCTAGAGATCTTTTGCTTCTTGGACTTCTTAGGCATGACaaagtcatcgtcgtcgtcgtcatctgtgTCGCTAGATGCCTTCCTCTTCTTTTGTGATGTGGTTTTTCCCTTTGTGGCTGAGTTGGTTTTGACAAAGTCGTCGTCATCTGTGTCGCTAGATGCCCTCTTCTTTTGTGCTGTGGTTTTTCCCTTTGTACCTGAGTTGGTTTTCTTATCGCCTAACAGCAGTACCTTCTTGGTTGGAGAACTTGCCCTTCTCTGTGTAGAAGGCGTTTTGACCGGTGACCTCAGTTTCTGACCCAGTTTCTTCGCAAAGACCTCTGTAGCCACATCCAGCGGTAGCAAACCCCATTCCATCAACCTGTACATCCAAATGGTTACTTGCTTACATCAGAGGAAATATTAGTGTATGCATAAAATGTAAAAACCGGACATGAAAGAATAACAATTTCAACACACAAGCTACAAGTAATTACTATCAGAATGAAATATTATGCTACTGTATGAATCGGTCAGGAGCGACTGATAAGTGGAAATCTAACTAAAAACAAGCAAGGTTTGTTAGTAATTGATGATGAAACAAGGTAACATCTCTGACTCATGGCCCTCATGTATACCCAAGAAAAACGGACCTCGGCTGCAAGCAGAACTTGTTTCATAACAACAATTGAGAGGTACAAGGCAGAAGCATACAACCTAACAAACAACACTCACACCACCAAGCTGTTTTATAGCTCAACAGTAATGTGTGCTATAAATGTTCTTATATGGAACCTGCACCAGGCCACCAACCAGTTTTTGGAAAACACTACTAGGCCAGGATTTTATTATCGTCGTAAGCAAATAACCATTTAGATTCTGTGGCTGACCTTCAATATTTAACACCATAAATCAGTGGAGATTAAAAATTCTGGTGCTTTTAAGTTTTAACTGAACTTGGTTCACCTTTGATATTGCATTAATCTACCAGCAGCTCATCATAATAGCTTCATGTTAGTTCGGCAGTGCAAGACGCAATGATCACTTTATTGTGTTCAGAAATAGTTTAACAATTTCAGATTACTGATGTTCCACAAACACAGAATTGCATTATCAGTCGAGCACAGTGGTACAAGTAACGCTGGCTATATTGTAGTAAGTTCAGTATTTATCAAATTTAGAGAACATGTATACAAATACCAATGTGTTTCGATTTATATCTCGTTTCCCAGCTTCTAAAAGGAACTCTAACCCATCCCAAAAAAATCCTTACCTACCCAAAAATTGCCACCGTTGGGAGTTAGACCCATCTAACTCATCCCCAATACCCCTTCTAACTACCAAGAAATTTTTGGAAGCTCCCAAAAAAAAAAGCTTTGGGAGGTTTTGCTCCCTCCCAATACTTTTTTTGGCAGGAGAAATTTTCCTTCCTCAACGGTCACCTCCCGCCACCGTCAAAGTTGCCCCCGGCAACAACTCCGGCCAAGTCACCGGCTCTGGTGAGCCACGCCGCCGCCTATGTACGCCTCCTCCAATCGCCAGCTCTGGTGAGCCACGCGGCCGCCTATCTCCgcctcctcccaccgccgccgcaccacctCGCGCCACCAAGCCAAAGCTCATGGCCACCACAGCCACCGCGCTGGACCACCCCACCTCCCGAGCTGAGAAGCGGCCTTCAGCGTCGTTGACGCAGAGGGAATCAGGGGATAGGGTCATGGCATATTGCCCCCCTCCATCCACCGCGACGGCCATGGCGAGCTTTTGCCTGCCACCCATTAGACAAAATGGCCAAAagatattttctttttcttgtaATAATGTGGAAATATAGCTGAAATGTAATCTTTTTATGCAAAAGGATGTGTGAATTAGCCAAAAAATGGGAGTCAAGTTTAGGCGATGGCTCAGTTCCCAGTCTCCCAATACCCAGAAATTATTGGGAATTAGGTTTTGGGACTGGGTTTTCGGGAGTCAAGTTTTGGAGATGGGTTAGAGTTGCTTTAAGATCATGAAATTATGAGGTGGAGAATTCTCTAACTTATTCCTAATAAAAAATACATATTCAACTAAAATTCAGGGGGTTCTACTGTGATTTTTGGAAACAAGTTTGTTTAAATACCCTGTACAAACTATCATTATATCTAGTTGGCTAGTCCAAAAAAAAAAAACAGGTATAGTGTTTCATAGATGTGGTGTCTCACCAAAATGCAGCCATTTCACTATTGGGCACCTGCTCATAGAGCGATTCATAAAATATCCTCAATGGATCCCTCTGTAACAAGAAGAAAAACGATTATTGGTCCGTACGAAAGGAATCAGAACATATCAGATAGGGAAATGTCATAATGTTTATACTTCAGGAGGAGGATCATGTTTCTGCCCTGGCAATTCATACACCTTTCTCTCCTTCTTCACCACAATAGCCCCCTCCACCCCAGCAGCCTTCTTTTCATCTTTCTTGATACCAACTTCcttctttattttcttttcctcCTTCAATGAATCAAGAAAATAATTTAGAACTATAAACAACACAACATAAATCATGAAAATGGCATATACCTTTGTATCATATTCATCTTTTGGTTTCTTAATCTTGGAAATCTTGGGTTTGCCCGCAGCTGGACTTCTCTTCTGAGATTTTGGCTGAAAAGTCCACAACTACTAATCTCAACAACAGAATCGACAAAATAAATCTGGAACAAGAGAAGAAGAACTGTGACCTTGCATTCATCATCAGAACCGGTTTCTTCTTTCTT
This window encodes:
- the LOC119290986 gene encoding ABC transporter F family member 4-like: MAGEDAAVSAGTAALQNPPKKEKYDEDDEDDVPLAFSRGKKKASTASASKVKKEEDDDDNIPLARSRAKKASNGGAKKGKKEEYEEEEEEYEEEEEDDDDEDFADEYTPVSRGKKGKEKEKSISNSKVKASKVKKEETGSDDECKPKSQKRSPAAGKPKISKIKKPKDEYDTKEEKKIKKEVGIKKDEKKAAGVEGAIVVKKERKVYELPGQKHDPPPERDPLRIFYESLYEQVPNSEMAAFWLMEWGLLPLDVATEVFAKKLGQKLRSPVKTPSTQRRASSPTKKVLLLGDKKTNSGTKGKTTAQKKRASSDTDDDDFVKTNSATKGKTTSQKKRKASSDTDDDDDDDFVMPKKSKKQKISS